The Clostridium beijerinckii genomic sequence GATTTTTCTAAAATCAATCTTTTCATCATCTTTAAAAATATCACTTTCCATTAAATATCTATGCTCTTTATATACATCTGACATCAGCATTGCAACTGCACTTAATGAATACTCAAAAGTATTATACTTAATTCCTTTAAAACTAATAAAAATAACTGGATATTCACCTTGAAATTTCATTATATCTTTTTCATTTTCTATTTTTAATCCTTTAAATAAATCTTGTGTAGCTTCCTTAGTTCTTATATCAAAAAAATACTTTAACATACTTAAATTAAGAGTTTTCCCAAATCTTCTAGGCCGTGGAGTTAATATTATTTTCCCTCCATTTTCTAAGAATTCTTTTATTAATAAACTTTTATCTACAAAGTAATGGTTTCCTTCAATCAATTCTTTAAAATCAGATGTTCCTACCTGTATGACTTTCTTCATTTAACACACCTGCTCCCTTTTTTCTTGTATTACTTTTATTATAGACAATCTTACTTATATTTAGCAAATGGATATAAAAAATTTAAACTTGAAGACAAAAATTAACTAATGTAAATTTAGCATTGGCAGGACTAGTTGAAGGTAACTTTATAATATCTCTTTTTATTATTTGATATGTATATTTCATGTAAAGCTTAAAAGCCTTGTCACCATTTGCATATATCTTTTCAATGCTAGCATTATTCAAGACAATCGATAGATCTGCTGGTACTATTCCTTCTAATATAAATTTAGTTAATGAGCATCATTTAGTATTTAATATAATTTTACTTGGGGATATACCATACTTGATTAAATATTGTTTTGTTTTTTCACTATTAACATAAAATACAGCCTCATCACACTCGTCAAATGCATCACGTCCTATACTTTCCACACTATCTGGAATTATTATCCTCTTTAAACTAACACACCTTTCAAATGCACTATCTCCAATACTAGTTACACTATCTGGAATTGTTACATCTGTTAAAAACTCACAATTATAAAATCCTCTATTTCCTATGCTTTTTATCTCAATATCTCCTATTTTTCCTGGTATAACTAATGGAATACCAGTTTTTCCTGGACCCCAAGGGACATTTCTATTAAATTTTACAATTCCGCTAGTTGACTTAAGAATATCAAAATCCCCAGCTTTAATACATTCTATCCCAACTCCATTATCATCTAAATACCAGCCATCTACATCTTGATTCTTTTCCATATATCCAAAAGTACCGAAATAATACCAGTTTCCAGAAATATATCTCCAACCTTTAGCCCATGAATCGCCTTCTGAATACCACCAGCCATTAGAATTTTGTTGCCATTCTGCACTTGCACCTATTGGATTTAATAATAATACTGAAGCTACTATTAATACACTAGCTATTACTTTTGTTAATTTTAACTTTTTCATATTCTCCCCCACTTTTTACCACTTCATTTTAAATTAATGTTTTATTATATTTTAACATAATTACCAATAATATTCACCAGTATCACAAAACAGTCACTTTATCTATTTTTTATATCTTCCTTCCGGCTTCTAATATTTTCACTGAATCCTCTGCTAATTCCTTATCAATAGTACTTCTAGGCACTAAATCTTATCTTCTTAAAAGCGCCTTAATACATTTAACTGGTCTTTTTAAAAATTCCTCTTTATTTACCATCCTAATTTTTGCCCTTTTACTGTAAAATGACTATCATCGTTTTTAA encodes the following:
- a CDS encoding leucine-rich repeat domain-containing protein: MKKLKLTKVIASVLIVASVLLLNPIGASAEWQQNSNGWWYSEGDSWAKGWRYISGNWYYFGTFGYMEKNQDVDGWYLDDNGVGIECIKAGDFDILKSTSGIVKFNRNVPWGPGKTGIPLVIPGKIGDIEIKSIGNRGFYNCEFLTDVTIPDSVTSIGDSAFERCVSLKRIIIPDSVESIGRDAFDECDEAVFYVNSEKTKQYLIKYGISPSKIILNTK